In one window of Gemmatimonadota bacterium DNA:
- a CDS encoding recombinase family protein yields the protein MQRAALYARVSTEMQEKEQTIESQLAAVVRDAEQQGFHTTAALTYTDEGYSGSYLDRPALDELRDHAREGRFDVVVVLCPDRLARKYAYQVLLIEELKRAGVEVHFCERPITDSPDDQLLLQIQGAIAEYERAKIAERSRRGRLHRARMGELSPGQLPYGYRRNAKRYGGDGKILIDEDEAAMVRQVWAWYAEEGLSLHGVLRKLNGSEWKTRRGKDAWAPSTVLRMLHCEWYIGTAYYNRTKSTRSEGQTPRNIITERPRAEWIEVPVPALIDEPLFQFVQRRIQENRHFAKRRLKYEGVYLLRGLLKCGVCGGAYVGSGKASPRSGGGERIYHYYKCGKQPDPFPDAVRGRCPNDPLRAAGVNEAVWTSVRDLLLDSDSFAQELAAWVERQTTTPLDQDARTQKAEARLDELTRQRDRLTDAYQIGALALEPFRTRIQALEATHAAAELALAEIKTKHLELELVRSRALGAQEVISALKANLLDADFDTQQTILRLLVERVVVHGQNLEIHLAVPVSSNSALTSKDLKEAERPDLSVAWCTRAGAAQGRADGTDEDPQDGAGDVRAALQEGT from the coding sequence ATGCAACGCGCTGCACTGTACGCTCGCGTCTCGACCGAGATGCAGGAGAAGGAGCAAACGATCGAGAGCCAGCTCGCCGCGGTTGTGCGGGACGCTGAGCAGCAAGGCTTTCACACCACCGCGGCCCTCACCTATACGGACGAAGGCTACAGCGGTAGTTATCTCGATCGTCCGGCGCTCGATGAACTGAGGGACCATGCCCGGGAGGGGCGCTTCGATGTCGTGGTGGTGCTCTGCCCCGACCGGCTCGCAAGGAAGTACGCGTACCAGGTCCTGCTCATCGAAGAGCTGAAGCGAGCAGGCGTCGAGGTCCACTTCTGTGAGCGCCCCATCACCGACTCCCCTGACGACCAGCTTCTGCTCCAGATCCAGGGAGCTATCGCCGAGTATGAACGGGCCAAGATCGCGGAGCGTTCGCGGCGGGGGCGCCTACACCGTGCCCGGATGGGTGAGTTGTCCCCGGGCCAGCTCCCCTACGGGTACCGGAGGAACGCGAAGAGATACGGAGGGGACGGCAAGATCCTGATCGATGAGGATGAGGCCGCCATGGTCCGCCAGGTCTGGGCGTGGTACGCCGAGGAGGGCTTGAGCCTGCACGGCGTCCTTCGCAAGCTCAATGGCTCGGAGTGGAAGACGCGGAGGGGCAAGGATGCCTGGGCGCCCAGCACCGTGCTCCGCATGCTCCATTGTGAGTGGTATATCGGAACCGCCTACTACAACCGCACGAAGAGCACGCGCAGCGAGGGACAGACTCCGAGAAATATCATCACCGAACGCCCGCGGGCTGAATGGATCGAGGTCCCGGTGCCTGCGCTCATTGACGAGCCACTCTTCCAGTTCGTGCAACGGCGCATCCAGGAGAACCGCCACTTCGCGAAACGGCGCCTCAAGTACGAGGGCGTCTATCTGCTCCGAGGGCTGCTGAAGTGCGGGGTGTGCGGAGGTGCCTACGTGGGATCGGGGAAAGCCAGTCCGCGCAGCGGCGGCGGCGAGCGCATCTACCACTACTACAAGTGCGGCAAACAGCCCGATCCGTTCCCTGACGCCGTCCGGGGCCGCTGCCCTAACGATCCCCTGCGAGCCGCCGGCGTCAACGAGGCCGTCTGGACCTCCGTTCGCGATCTGCTTCTCGACTCCGACTCCTTCGCCCAAGAGCTGGCAGCGTGGGTCGAGCGGCAGACCACGACGCCCCTCGACCAGGACGCCCGCACCCAGAAGGCCGAAGCCAGACTCGATGAACTGACCCGGCAACGGGACCGACTCACGGATGCCTACCAGATCGGGGCACTCGCCCTGGAGCCCTTCCGCACTCGGATCCAGGCTTTGGAAGCAACCCACGCCGCAGCCGAGCTCGCTCTCGCCGAGATCAAGACCAAGCACCTCGAGTTGGAGCTCGTCCGCAGTCGCGCCCTCGGTGCCCAGGAAGTGATCTCCGCACTCAAGGCCAACCTCCTCGACGCCGACTTCGACACCCAACAGACGATCCTCCGCCTCCTCGTAGAACGCGTCGTGGTCCACGGGCAGAACCTCGAAATCCACCTCGCCGTTCCAGTGTCAAGTAATTCCGCTTTGACATCCAAAGACCTGAAGGAAGCTGAGCGCCCCGACTTGAGCGTCGCGTGGTGCACCCGGGCTGGTGCGGCACAGGGTCGTGCGGACGGCACGGATGAAGATCCGCAGGACGGCGCTGGCGATGTCAGGGCTGCCCTCCAGGAAGGGACGTAG